From a single Podarcis raffonei isolate rPodRaf1 chromosome 10, rPodRaf1.pri, whole genome shotgun sequence genomic region:
- the LOC128422076 gene encoding WAS/WASL-interacting protein family member 3-like, which yields MPRAPMPTPSPPPLPPSPFRSPSGPPPEPPTAASPSRRPAAAPACASRRTGAGPSPPRRAFGGGRSPLSAPPRLSPSFSLSMESVGSIAAATIPPIVNFQEEKV from the coding sequence ATGCCTCGTGCTCCGATGCCCACACCAAGCCCACCGCCGCTGCCGCCCTCGCCGTTTCGCTCGCCGTCTGGACCGCCTCCAGAACCGCCGACAGCTGCCTCTCCATCTCGACGGCCGGCGGCGGCACCAGCCTGCGCATCCCGACGGACTGGTGCCGGCCCATCGCCGCCTCGGCGCGCCTTTGGCGGGGGACGGTCGCCCCTGTCTGCTCCTCCTCGCCTCTCTCCCTCGTTTTCTCTCTCAATGGAAAGTGTTGGGTCAATAGCAGCAGCCACGATCCCGCCAATCGTTAACTTCCAAGAGGAGAAG
- the FEZF1 gene encoding fez family zinc finger protein 1 isoform X1, producing the protein MNNSGQPPQQQHPPTAAKSLAAPRANMLSASKPLAFSIERIMARTAPEPKALPLLPHFLQGGGPKSAEQHLKPQQQQAEAALSLASSIPCMIPFVPLAYEPLAKAGSEPRKPPMDPPLPPSPSSSSSAASLSCALSLKPPSGDLQPLQQHYKLVRPRVVNHSSFHALGTLGYFSRATEPPQPPPPPSGLSLHPVASYFLGSPLHASSPAALHAPTAPKAYLAERNKLHVLPPGPDKYPTPAFKDLAHAQLHSAAAAAAAAAAAAAAHLLATDKLPFKNVGADFSRGSPSAKPKVFTCEVCGKVFNAHYNLTRHMPVHTGARPFVCKVCGKGFRQASTLCRHKIIHTQEKPHKCNQCGKAFNRSSTLNTHTRIHAGYKPFVCEFCGKGFHQKDANCKKKTRIHNAPLRIKMVPLRRGNYKNHKLTHSGEKQFKCNICNKAFHQVYNLTFHMHTHNDTKPFTCPTCGKGFCRNFDLKKHVRKLHDTNGSGGSSVAPSRSAVEPELQPPESMLLHRP; encoded by the exons ATGAACAATAGCGGCCAGccgccacagcagcagcaccccccgACGGCTGCCAAGAGCCTGGCCGCTCCTCGAGCCAACATGTTGAGTGCCTCCAAGCCTTTGGCATTCTCCATCGAGCGCATCATGGCCCGGACGGCCCCGGAGCCCAAAGCCCTGCCGCTGCTGCCCCACTTCTTGCAAGGAGGGGGCCCCAAAAGCGCCGAGCAGCACCTCAAGCCGCAGCAGCAACAGGCGGAGGCGGCGCTCAGCCTGGCATCTTCCATCCCTTGCATGATCCCTTTCGTGCCGCTGGCCTACGAGCCCTTAGCCAAGGCGGGCTCGGAGCCCAGGAAGCCCCCCATGGACCCGCCGCTGCcgccctccccctcttcttcctcgtCGGCGGCGTCTTTGAGCTGCGCGCTGAGCCTCAAGCCGCCGTCGGGGGACctgcagccgctgcagcagcactACAAGCTTGTCCGGCCCCGCGTGGTCAACCATTCCTCCTTCCACGCCCTGGGCACCCTGGGCTACTTCAGCCGCGCCACCGAGCCGCCgcaaccgccgccgccgccgtcggGCCTCAGCCTCCACCCGGTGGCGTCCTACTTCCTAGGCTCGCCGCTGCACGCCTCCTCTCCCGCCGCCTTGCACGCCCCGACGGCGCCCAAGGCCTACCTGGCTGAGAGGAACAAGCTGCACGTGTTGCCTCCCGGCCCCGACAAATACCCGACGCCGGCCTTCAAGGATTTGGCGCACGCCCAGCTGCACAGCGCGGCAGCCGCAGCCGCCGccgcagctgccgccgccgccgcgcaccTTCTGGCCACCGACAAGCTGCCCTTCAAGAACGTCGGGGCGGACTTCAGCCGCGGCTCGCCCAGCGCCAAGCCCAAAGTCTTCACCTGCGAGGTCTGCGGCAAG GTCTTCAACGCGCACTACAACCTCACGCGCCACATGCCGGTGCACACGGGAGCCCGGCCCTTTGTCTGCAAGGTCTGCGGCAAAGGCTTTCGCCAGGCCAGCACACTCTGTCGCCACAAGATCATCCACACCCAG gagaAGCCTCATAAATGCAACCAGTGCGGGAAAGCGTTTAACCGGAGCTCCACGCTGAACACGCATACGCGGATCCACGCGGGCTACAAACCTTTCGTCTGCGAGTTTTGCGGGAAAGGGTTTCACCAAAAAG ATgcaaattgcaaaaagaaaaccCGGATCCACAACGCACCGCTTCGGATTAAGATGGTTCCGCTTCGCAGAG GAAACTACAAGAACCACAAACTGACGCACAGCGGCGAGAAGCAGTTTAAGTGCAATATCTGCAACAAAGCCTTCCACCAGGTGTACAACTTGACTTTCCACATGCACACCCACAACGACACCAAGCCCTTCACCTGCCCCACCTGCGGCAAAGGCTTCTGCAGGAACTTTGACCTCAAGAAGCACGTCCGCAAACTGCACGACACCAACGGCAGCGGCGGCTCGAGCGTGGCTCCCTCGCGAAGCGCCGTCGAGCCAGAACTGCAGCCGCCGGAGTCAATGCTGCTTCACCGCCCGTGA
- the FEZF1 gene encoding fez family zinc finger protein 1 isoform X2 gives MNNSGQPPQQQHPPTAAKSLAAPRANMLSASKPLAFSIERIMARTAPEPKALPLLPHFLQGGGPKSAEQHLKPQQQQAEAALSLASSIPCMIPFVPLAYEPLAKAGSEPRKPPMDPPLPPSPSSSSSAASLSCALSLKPPSGDLQPLQQHYKLVRPRVVNHSSFHALGTLGYFSRATEPPQPPPPPSGLSLHPVASYFLGSPLHASSPAALHAPTAPKAYLAERNKLHVLPPGPDKYPTPAFKDLAHAQLHSAAAAAAAAAAAAAAHLLATDKLPFKNVGADFSRGSPSAKPKVFTCEVCGKVFNAHYNLTRHMPVHTGARPFVCKVCGKGFRQASTLCRHKIIHTQEKPHKCNQCGKAFNRSSTLNTHTRIHAGYKPFVCEFCGKGFHQKGNYKNHKLTHSGEKQFKCNICNKAFHQVYNLTFHMHTHNDTKPFTCPTCGKGFCRNFDLKKHVRKLHDTNGSGGSSVAPSRSAVEPELQPPESMLLHRP, from the exons ATGAACAATAGCGGCCAGccgccacagcagcagcaccccccgACGGCTGCCAAGAGCCTGGCCGCTCCTCGAGCCAACATGTTGAGTGCCTCCAAGCCTTTGGCATTCTCCATCGAGCGCATCATGGCCCGGACGGCCCCGGAGCCCAAAGCCCTGCCGCTGCTGCCCCACTTCTTGCAAGGAGGGGGCCCCAAAAGCGCCGAGCAGCACCTCAAGCCGCAGCAGCAACAGGCGGAGGCGGCGCTCAGCCTGGCATCTTCCATCCCTTGCATGATCCCTTTCGTGCCGCTGGCCTACGAGCCCTTAGCCAAGGCGGGCTCGGAGCCCAGGAAGCCCCCCATGGACCCGCCGCTGCcgccctccccctcttcttcctcgtCGGCGGCGTCTTTGAGCTGCGCGCTGAGCCTCAAGCCGCCGTCGGGGGACctgcagccgctgcagcagcactACAAGCTTGTCCGGCCCCGCGTGGTCAACCATTCCTCCTTCCACGCCCTGGGCACCCTGGGCTACTTCAGCCGCGCCACCGAGCCGCCgcaaccgccgccgccgccgtcggGCCTCAGCCTCCACCCGGTGGCGTCCTACTTCCTAGGCTCGCCGCTGCACGCCTCCTCTCCCGCCGCCTTGCACGCCCCGACGGCGCCCAAGGCCTACCTGGCTGAGAGGAACAAGCTGCACGTGTTGCCTCCCGGCCCCGACAAATACCCGACGCCGGCCTTCAAGGATTTGGCGCACGCCCAGCTGCACAGCGCGGCAGCCGCAGCCGCCGccgcagctgccgccgccgccgcgcaccTTCTGGCCACCGACAAGCTGCCCTTCAAGAACGTCGGGGCGGACTTCAGCCGCGGCTCGCCCAGCGCCAAGCCCAAAGTCTTCACCTGCGAGGTCTGCGGCAAG GTCTTCAACGCGCACTACAACCTCACGCGCCACATGCCGGTGCACACGGGAGCCCGGCCCTTTGTCTGCAAGGTCTGCGGCAAAGGCTTTCGCCAGGCCAGCACACTCTGTCGCCACAAGATCATCCACACCCAG gagaAGCCTCATAAATGCAACCAGTGCGGGAAAGCGTTTAACCGGAGCTCCACGCTGAACACGCATACGCGGATCCACGCGGGCTACAAACCTTTCGTCTGCGAGTTTTGCGGGAAAGGGTTTCACCAAAAAG GAAACTACAAGAACCACAAACTGACGCACAGCGGCGAGAAGCAGTTTAAGTGCAATATCTGCAACAAAGCCTTCCACCAGGTGTACAACTTGACTTTCCACATGCACACCCACAACGACACCAAGCCCTTCACCTGCCCCACCTGCGGCAAAGGCTTCTGCAGGAACTTTGACCTCAAGAAGCACGTCCGCAAACTGCACGACACCAACGGCAGCGGCGGCTCGAGCGTGGCTCCCTCGCGAAGCGCCGTCGAGCCAGAACTGCAGCCGCCGGAGTCAATGCTGCTTCACCGCCCGTGA